The Pseudoalteromonas spongiae UST010723-006 genome window below encodes:
- a CDS encoding HU family DNA-binding protein has protein sequence MNKAQLVEKIAADAEISKAAAARALDAFTGAVSTSLKDGNSVALVGFGTFSVKARAARTGRNPQTGEEIQIAAANIPTFKAGKGLKDSVN, from the coding sequence ATGAACAAAGCACAATTAGTTGAAAAAATCGCTGCGGACGCAGAAATTTCTAAAGCAGCAGCAGCTCGCGCATTAGACGCATTCACTGGTGCAGTGTCTACATCATTAAAAGACGGTAACTCTGTAGCGCTAGTTGGTTTCGGTACTTTCTCTGTTAAAGCACGTGCAGCGCGCACAGGCCGTAACCCACAAACTGGTGAAGAAATTCAAATCGCTGCAGCTAACATCCCTACTTTCAAAGCAGGTAAAGGTCTTAAAGACAGCGTTAACTAA
- the dgt gene encoding dGTPase, translating into MDFKQKINAKRPLNQTNNTKTALESDRGRIINSAGLRRLQQKTQVFPLERNAAVRSRLTHSLEVQQNGRFIVHTIFNTLNEVQLTQYGLKPLERELESLVEMACLMHDIGNPAFGHFGEAAINAWFSKYLKAHPLSKHAFSNNMGEDSPLSPTQSILHELCHYEGNAQAIRNVHSLFALNLTYCQTASILKYTRCGTLPKQQVPANKQYLMKKVGYYFSESEFIETLCGELGIELGHRHPASYIMEAADDIAYCLADIEDAVEKGLISIPFLIDILDREYRNVLSQFNINEDELSSFMQRKCEHAYDYAQKHDYNIENNFFIRLRVNLLHPLVKHSAIRFCDNIEEIFHGSFNASLIEDNSYQHAITKALKSVAFKYVFCHHEVQQLELQGHKIITTLLNEYACLLDYSRNDFNKLLAGEFNFSVESRLLNRISSKYLSVYKKSVDALDAFDQNDPIYEFYYRARLIQDFIGNMTDQFAYDTYRKLMVIE; encoded by the coding sequence ATGGATTTCAAACAGAAAATAAATGCTAAACGTCCGTTGAATCAAACGAACAATACAAAAACCGCACTTGAGAGCGATCGTGGACGTATTATAAATAGCGCAGGATTGCGAAGATTACAGCAAAAAACACAAGTATTTCCCCTTGAGCGCAATGCTGCCGTTCGTTCACGCCTCACCCACTCTCTCGAAGTGCAACAAAATGGCCGATTTATTGTACACACCATATTTAATACACTGAACGAAGTCCAACTGACCCAATACGGGTTGAAGCCTCTTGAGCGTGAATTAGAAAGTTTAGTTGAAATGGCGTGCTTGATGCACGATATCGGTAATCCTGCGTTTGGTCATTTTGGTGAAGCCGCGATAAATGCTTGGTTTAGTAAATACTTAAAGGCTCATCCGCTTTCAAAGCACGCATTTTCTAACAATATGGGTGAAGATTCCCCGCTTTCACCGACGCAATCGATACTACACGAACTTTGTCATTACGAAGGTAACGCACAGGCGATAAGAAATGTTCACAGCTTATTTGCGCTTAACCTAACCTATTGTCAAACAGCCAGTATCTTAAAATACACACGCTGTGGCACATTGCCTAAACAGCAGGTGCCAGCAAATAAGCAGTATTTAATGAAAAAAGTTGGCTATTACTTTAGTGAAAGTGAATTTATTGAAACGCTTTGTGGCGAACTAGGCATAGAGTTAGGTCACCGCCATCCTGCCAGTTACATTATGGAAGCCGCAGACGATATCGCATACTGTTTAGCTGATATAGAGGATGCAGTAGAAAAAGGATTGATTTCCATCCCTTTCTTAATAGACATATTAGACCGAGAATACCGCAATGTACTATCACAGTTTAATATTAATGAAGATGAACTTAGCTCATTTATGCAGCGTAAGTGCGAACATGCCTACGATTACGCACAAAAACACGATTACAATATTGAGAATAATTTTTTTATTCGCCTGCGCGTTAACTTGCTCCACCCGTTAGTAAAACACAGTGCAATTCGATTTTGCGATAATATTGAAGAAATTTTCCATGGTAGCTTTAATGCCTCTCTCATTGAAGACAATAGCTATCAACATGCGATTACGAAAGCCCTTAAGTCAGTAGCGTTTAAATATGTATTTTGTCATCACGAAGTGCAGCAGCTTGAATTACAAGGACACAAGATTATTACTACGTTGCTTAATGAATATGCGTGTTTGCTCGACTATTCCCGTAACGACTTTAATAAACTACTCGCTGGTGAATTTAATTTTTCAGTTGAATCGCGCTTACTAAACCGAATTTCATCGAAATATCTGTCCGTATATAAAAAATCGGTCGATGCATTGGATGCGTTTGATCAAAACGATCCAATCTACGAGTTTTATTATCGTGCACGTTTAATACAAGATTTTATTGGCAATATGACTGATCAATTTGCCTATGATACATACCGAAAACTGATGGTAATTGAGTAG
- a CDS encoding acetolactate synthase 3 large subunit: MDSNKMSGAELVVKALKALKVKYIFGYPGGSVLDIYDALFAENELDHILVRHEQAATHMADGFARATGEVGVVLATSGPGATNCVTGIATAYMDSIPMVVLSGQVPTNLIGDDAFQETDIVGCSRPIVKHSFNCRDAEKIPETLAKAFYLAASGRPGPVVVELPKDILNPALAFDYIMPDDISMRSYSPNTKGHPKQIKKAASAILNAKRLVIYSGGGVVLSDTSEQLTELVESLNAPCTNTLMGLGGISGTHPNFIGMLGMHGNLEANKAMANADVILALGARFDDRVTNNVKKFCPNATIVQVDVDPTSISKTIHCHIPVVGDLATVFAQLQSAISKSDIQIDRAAQEDWWRQINNWREQRCLSFETDSKKIKPQAAIKALYEVTKGDAYISSDVGQHQMFAAQHYPFAKPRQWINSGGLGTMGFGFPAAMGVKLAFPDKESVCVTGDGSIQMNIQELSTCMQYGLPVKIVSLNNRSLGMVRQWQDMIYSGRHSCSYMESLPDFVKLAESYGHIGIRIDHPSELNEKLKEAFSHKDKLVFIDINVDENEHVYPMQIRHGSVDEMWLKKGVKA, translated from the coding sequence ATGGACAGTAATAAAATGTCGGGTGCTGAGCTTGTTGTTAAAGCGTTAAAAGCACTTAAGGTTAAATATATTTTTGGTTATCCCGGTGGTAGCGTATTAGATATTTATGATGCCCTATTTGCCGAGAACGAGCTTGATCATATTTTAGTGCGTCATGAGCAAGCTGCGACACATATGGCCGATGGTTTTGCGCGAGCAACAGGTGAAGTGGGTGTTGTACTTGCCACATCAGGACCTGGTGCAACTAACTGCGTTACTGGTATTGCAACTGCTTACATGGATTCAATTCCAATGGTGGTTTTATCTGGCCAAGTACCCACCAATTTAATTGGCGATGACGCCTTTCAAGAAACGGATATTGTTGGTTGCTCACGTCCAATCGTAAAACACAGCTTTAACTGTCGTGATGCAGAAAAGATCCCAGAAACCCTAGCAAAAGCATTTTATCTTGCTGCGTCAGGTCGACCAGGCCCTGTTGTTGTGGAATTGCCAAAAGATATATTGAATCCGGCACTTGCGTTTGATTACATTATGCCAGATGACATATCGATGCGTTCCTACAGCCCCAATACCAAAGGTCATCCAAAGCAAATCAAAAAAGCAGCATCCGCTATATTAAATGCTAAACGACTTGTTATTTACTCAGGCGGCGGCGTTGTGTTATCTGATACATCAGAGCAATTAACAGAGCTAGTTGAAAGCTTGAACGCACCTTGTACTAACACCCTTATGGGATTAGGCGGTATTTCAGGCACGCACCCTAACTTTATCGGTATGCTTGGCATGCACGGTAATTTGGAAGCAAACAAAGCAATGGCAAATGCCGATGTTATTCTTGCATTGGGTGCACGCTTTGACGACCGCGTAACCAATAATGTTAAGAAGTTTTGTCCCAACGCGACGATTGTTCAGGTTGATGTTGACCCGACGTCTATCTCTAAAACCATTCACTGTCATATACCGGTTGTTGGCGATCTTGCGACTGTATTTGCACAATTGCAAAGTGCGATTAGTAAAAGCGACATTCAAATTGACCGCGCTGCGCAAGAAGATTGGTGGCGACAAATTAATAATTGGCGCGAACAGCGTTGTTTAAGTTTTGAAACTGACTCAAAAAAAATTAAACCACAAGCCGCAATTAAAGCGCTCTACGAAGTAACTAAGGGCGATGCCTATATTAGTTCAGACGTAGGTCAGCACCAAATGTTCGCCGCACAGCACTATCCTTTTGCAAAACCACGTCAGTGGATTAACTCTGGTGGCCTTGGCACTATGGGTTTTGGTTTTCCTGCAGCGATGGGTGTAAAACTCGCTTTTCCTGATAAAGAATCAGTATGTGTTACCGGTGATGGGTCTATTCAAATGAATATTCAAGAATTATCAACCTGTATGCAATATGGCTTGCCAGTAAAAATAGTGTCTTTAAATAACCGATCACTTGGCATGGTACGCCAATGGCAAGATATGATTTATTCGGGTCGCCACTCATGTTCTTACATGGAATCCCTACCTGATTTTGTAAAACTCGCAGAGAGCTATGGTCATATTGGTATTCGCATTGACCACCCAAGCGAGCTGAATGAAAAGTTAAAAGAAGCATTTTCCCATAAAGACAAACTGGTATTTATCGACATCAATGTAGATGAAAATGAACACGTGTACCCAATGCAAATTCGTCATGGCTCAGTTGATGAGATGTGGCTGAAAAAAGGAGTAAAAGCATAA
- a CDS encoding zf-TFIIB domain-containing protein codes for MRCVCKECDFQVWKGFGEIGFGCKCGYSWLPEKYYAALDGKGRFNFSTFSTHLNTTKGTASKYACPQCSNTLFDKNLAEITLTHCENCKGVLFNLTQSQAFFEYYKLPNYDNRALHMLSDLPFISLLFS; via the coding sequence ATGCGTTGTGTGTGTAAAGAATGTGATTTTCAGGTGTGGAAAGGTTTTGGGGAAATAGGTTTTGGTTGTAAATGCGGTTATTCATGGCTACCTGAAAAGTACTATGCAGCGCTTGATGGTAAGGGAAGATTTAACTTTAGCACTTTTTCAACGCATTTAAACACAACTAAAGGCACGGCAAGTAAATACGCATGCCCGCAATGTTCAAATACACTTTTTGATAAAAACTTGGCTGAAATAACACTTACACATTGTGAGAATTGCAAAGGCGTTTTGTTTAACCTTACCCAATCCCAAGCCTTTTTTGAATATTATAAGTTACCTAACTACGATAACCGTGCGTTACACATGCTAAGTGATTTGCCATTTATTTCGCTTTTGTTTAGTTGA
- the ilvN gene encoding acetolactate synthase small subunit: MRHILSILLENEPGALSRIVGLFSQRAYNIDSLTVGPTDDDSLSRITITTTGNDRILEQITKQVNKLVDVHKVIDLSDASHIERELLLVKVMAHEEKTRAAVTRVVDIFGASILDMGKTTYTLQLVGAVDKLASFIDTLKNETEVIEVVRSGAVGLSRGDKALRPK; the protein is encoded by the coding sequence ATGCGTCATATTTTAAGCATTCTTTTAGAAAATGAGCCAGGCGCCCTATCACGTATTGTTGGTTTATTTTCGCAGCGCGCCTACAACATTGACAGCTTAACTGTGGGTCCAACTGATGATGACTCATTATCGCGTATTACAATAACCACTACAGGTAATGACCGTATTCTTGAACAAATCACTAAGCAAGTTAATAAGCTAGTAGATGTACATAAAGTGATTGACCTGAGTGATGCAAGTCATATTGAACGTGAGTTATTGTTAGTTAAAGTGATGGCTCATGAAGAGAAAACACGTGCGGCCGTAACCCGTGTGGTTGATATTTTCGGTGCATCAATTTTAGATATGGGTAAAACAACCTACACACTGCAGTTAGTTGGCGCAGTTGATAAGCTCGCATCCTTTATCGATACCTTAAAGAATGAGACAGAGGTGATTGAGGTCGTGCGATCTGGCGCAGTTGGTTTAAGTCGTGGCGACAAAGCGTTAAGACCAAAGTAA